From a single Oreochromis niloticus isolate F11D_XX linkage group LG4, O_niloticus_UMD_NMBU, whole genome shotgun sequence genomic region:
- the LOC109201953 gene encoding puff II/9-2 protein-like: MSQESLNNLPSGSDSGEESLMLQFEASEMSLSHLHRDVVLKFEHKRRITAELRVALENIKKENADLRKELKNIKKENADLRKELENSSKDNSEVMEELENIKKENTDLREELKNIKKENADLRKELENSSKDNSELMEKVENIKKENADLREELKNSRKENTVLREEFENSRKDNAELREKVENSRKDNAELKEQLENSGKDNAELKEQLENSGKDNAELRKELENSRKDNAELKEDLENSRKDNAELREELENSRKANAELMKTVENNQRLLKVGSGLATAAIVVPAACWAISKLFG; the protein is encoded by the coding sequence atgtcacaggAATCATTAAATAACTTACCTTCTGGAAGCGATAGTGGAGAGGAATCACTAATGCTGCAGTTTGAGGCTAGTGAGATGAGCCTGTCTCACCTTCACAGAGACGTAGTGCTTAAATTTGAGCACAAGCGTAGAATAACTGCAGAACTAAGGGTAGCGCTTGAAAATATTAAGAAAGAAAACGCAGATCTCAGGAAAGAGCTCAAAAATATTAAGAAAGAAAACGCAGATCTCAGGAAAGAGCTTGAAAATAGTAGCAAAGACAACTCAGAAGTCATGGAAGAGCTCGAAAAtattaagaaagaaaacacagatcTCAGGGAAGAGCTCAAAAATATTAAGAAAGAAAACGCAGATCTCAGGAAAGAGCTCGAAAATAGTAGCAAAGACAACTCAGAACTCATGGAAAAGGTCGAAAATATTAAGAAAGAAAACGCAGATCTCAGGGAAGAGCTCAAAAATAGTaggaaagaaaacacagttcTCAGGGAAGAGTTCGAGAATAGCAGGAAAGACAATGCAGAGCTCAGGGAAAAGGTCGAAAATAGCAGGAAAGACAACGCAGAGCTCAAGGAACAGCTCGAAAATAGCGGGAAAGACAACGCAGAGCTCAAGGAACAGCTCGAAAATAGCGGGAAAGACAACGCAGAGCTCAGGAAAGAGCTCGAAAATAGCAGGAAAGACAACGCAGAGCTCAAGGAAGATCTCGAAAATAGCAGGAAAGACAACGCAGAGCTCAGGGAAGAGCTCGAAAATAGCAGGAAAGCGAATGCAGAACTCATGAAAACTGTGGAAAATAATCAGCGCCTACTTAAAGTAGGTTCAGGTCTTGCCACAGCGGCCATTGTTGTTCCTGCAGCTTGCTGGGCCATCTCAAAGCTTTTTGGCTGA